A genomic window from Pseudoalteromonas piratica includes:
- a CDS encoding SDR family oxidoreductase gives MKKSLIIGAGGIGLAVAEQLHQQNDHSITLITSNKALASDTRFNVMLVENHSEEQVASCLATLSVKFDQVFCCLGMLHQDQIQPEKNLSQWRVESAMALMQANAFAPMSYLVHLQKRLAPNCKLAFLSARVGSISDNRLGGWYSYRMAKAALNMAIKTASVELARSNKGMCVFAFHPGTTDTKLSKPFQRNVPAEKLFTAQFSAECLIRLMSQVNEKDSGRFFAWDGQEIEW, from the coding sequence ATGAAAAAAAGTTTAATTATCGGAGCCGGTGGTATTGGACTCGCTGTAGCAGAGCAACTCCATCAGCAAAATGATCACAGTATTACCCTTATCACTAGTAATAAAGCGTTAGCAAGCGACACGCGGTTTAATGTAATGCTGGTCGAAAATCATAGCGAAGAACAAGTGGCGAGCTGTTTAGCAACGTTATCAGTTAAATTTGATCAAGTTTTTTGTTGCTTAGGCATGCTTCATCAAGACCAAATTCAACCAGAGAAGAATCTCTCGCAGTGGCGAGTTGAATCGGCGATGGCATTAATGCAAGCCAATGCGTTTGCCCCAATGAGTTACCTTGTGCATTTACAAAAGCGATTAGCCCCCAACTGCAAATTGGCATTTTTATCAGCGCGGGTTGGTAGTATCAGTGATAATCGTTTGGGCGGATGGTATAGCTATCGCATGGCCAAAGCAGCACTCAATATGGCAATTAAAACCGCCAGTGTGGAACTTGCTCGAAGTAATAAAGGCATGTGTGTCTTTGCCTTTCATCCTGGCACTACAGATACTAAGTTATCAAAGCCATTTCAGCGCAATGTGCCTGCGGAGAAATTATTTACCGCGCAGTTTAGTGCTGAGTGCCTAATTCGCTTAATGTCACAAGTGAATGAAAAAGATAGTGGACGATTTTTTGCGTGGGATGGGCAAGAGATAGAGTGGTAG
- the msrA gene encoding peptide-methionine (S)-S-oxide reductase MsrA, whose amino-acid sequence MQTAILGGGCFWCIDAAFRRVKGVQSVTSGYSGGQIENPTYQDICTGQSGHAEVVKIDFDEKIVSYSTLLQLFFDLHDPTQLNRQGNDVGTQYRSVIFYLDEIQKLASLKMLASQQMLLADKVVTQLCPAERFYAAETYHQDYYTDNPNQPYCSIMIGPKIAKFETNYADLLTQ is encoded by the coding sequence ATGCAAACAGCAATTTTGGGTGGCGGCTGCTTTTGGTGTATCGATGCAGCCTTTCGTCGTGTCAAAGGTGTGCAATCTGTAACATCGGGTTACAGCGGTGGGCAGATTGAGAACCCAACCTATCAAGATATATGCACGGGTCAATCAGGTCACGCTGAAGTAGTAAAAATAGATTTTGATGAGAAAATAGTGAGTTACTCAACCCTGTTGCAACTCTTTTTTGATTTACACGACCCAACGCAACTCAATCGACAAGGTAATGATGTCGGCACGCAATACCGTAGCGTTATTTTTTACTTAGATGAAATACAGAAGCTCGCAAGTTTAAAAATGCTGGCAAGCCAACAGATGCTTTTGGCAGATAAGGTGGTGACTCAGTTATGCCCTGCAGAGCGCTTTTATGCTGCCGAAACCTATCACCAAGACTATTACACTGATAACCCAAATCAACCCTACTGCAGTATTATGATAGGACCTAAAATTGCGAAGTTTGAAACCAACTATGCAGATTTATTAACGCAATAA
- a CDS encoding TonB-dependent receptor domain-containing protein: MYHKSTLGLALGLALSSSHALANEPVNNDIETIVVTANKLEQSIDQTLASVQVIGRAEIEQLNVRDVLSLLETQAGIQVNRNGGQGQNASLFVRGLESRYSLILVDGVRVGSATLGYKSLSTMPLNAVERIEVVKGSRAAQYGSDALAGVINIITRKAQGHSIAFTSGSDSYASLEGTSRFSTEHVDVALNAGYERTVGFDVLENDVTNFADPDQDGYDNFNLGVNLTHNNEALGQFGLVAQYSTGEVEFDNYYDYQESTADKTEYENYHVNANWFKAVGAFSHKVDASFSQDQDDSFGTGDSSRFATERVQLDYLSTYDFSDRIDFNGGLNWHQDKIDVTNNYDATRRDAYAVFVGAFYDDETFLANLAVRHDDYEDVGSEQTYNLAGGYYLHENAVLRLSQSTGFKAPTFNDLYYPGSGNAALEAETSLNRELGLRVDFDNVSVDVAVFRNELTNKIAWAPAPTADNPWRWSPFNIDEARYEGVELTTQFAFWGFNNAFNVSYIDAQKVDNSPDALTRYSDLPFVSNENVRYSIAKQWHGLDVTLSVAYQSEQKSTLITKIPSHTIWDLAANYQIQQQLTVTARVENLFDKEYIPSQGYGVDNNGDWVSDAFYHYNEIGRQLFVGLSYDF, translated from the coding sequence ATGTATCACAAATCAACGTTAGGTTTGGCGCTCGGCCTTGCCTTATCTTCTTCACATGCTTTAGCAAACGAACCAGTTAATAACGATATTGAAACTATCGTGGTTACAGCAAATAAGCTGGAACAGTCTATTGATCAAACGCTTGCCAGCGTGCAAGTGATTGGCCGTGCTGAAATAGAACAACTCAATGTGCGTGACGTTCTTAGTCTGCTTGAAACACAAGCGGGCATTCAAGTAAATCGCAATGGTGGACAAGGACAAAATGCTAGCCTGTTTGTGCGCGGTTTAGAGTCTCGTTATTCACTGATTTTAGTTGATGGCGTTCGCGTAGGTTCGGCAACTTTAGGTTACAAAAGCTTATCCACAATGCCACTTAATGCAGTTGAACGCATTGAGGTAGTAAAAGGTTCGCGTGCTGCACAATATGGTTCAGATGCGTTAGCCGGCGTGATTAATATTATTACCCGCAAAGCACAAGGCCATAGCATTGCATTTACTTCTGGTTCAGACAGCTATGCAAGCTTAGAAGGTACATCTCGTTTTTCAACTGAGCATGTTGATGTTGCGCTTAATGCAGGTTACGAGCGAACTGTTGGTTTTGATGTTTTAGAAAATGACGTCACTAATTTTGCCGATCCAGACCAAGATGGTTACGATAATTTTAACCTTGGCGTAAACCTTACTCACAATAACGAGGCGCTGGGTCAGTTTGGCTTAGTAGCGCAATATTCAACGGGCGAAGTAGAGTTTGATAATTACTACGATTACCAAGAATCAACAGCAGATAAAACAGAGTATGAAAACTACCATGTAAATGCGAATTGGTTTAAAGCTGTTGGTGCATTCAGTCATAAAGTAGATGCTTCGTTCAGCCAAGATCAAGATGATAGCTTTGGTACTGGCGATAGTTCTCGCTTTGCAACCGAGCGTGTGCAGCTAGACTACCTGTCAACTTATGACTTTTCTGATCGCATTGATTTCAATGGTGGTTTAAATTGGCATCAAGATAAGATTGATGTAACTAACAATTATGATGCAACACGCCGTGATGCTTATGCTGTTTTTGTTGGTGCTTTTTATGATGATGAGACGTTCCTAGCAAACCTTGCTGTACGCCATGATGATTATGAAGATGTGGGGTCAGAGCAAACTTATAACCTTGCTGGTGGTTACTACTTGCATGAAAATGCGGTTTTACGCTTAAGTCAAAGTACTGGTTTTAAAGCGCCAACGTTTAATGATTTATACTATCCAGGCTCAGGCAATGCAGCACTTGAAGCAGAAACTTCTTTAAACCGTGAACTTGGCTTACGCGTTGATTTTGACAATGTATCCGTTGATGTTGCTGTTTTTCGTAATGAGCTGACTAATAAAATTGCATGGGCACCAGCGCCAACAGCAGATAATCCGTGGCGTTGGTCACCATTTAATATTGACGAAGCGCGTTATGAAGGTGTGGAATTAACTACTCAGTTTGCGTTTTGGGGCTTTAATAACGCATTTAATGTGAGCTACATTGATGCACAAAAGGTGGATAATTCGCCAGACGCATTAACACGCTACAGTGACCTACCATTTGTTTCAAATGAAAATGTTCGCTATAGCATTGCGAAACAATGGCATGGCTTAGATGTAACATTAAGCGTGGCATATCAGTCAGAACAGAAGTCGACGTTAATAACCAAAATTCCATCACATACAATTTGGGATTTAGCGGCTAACTATCAGATTCAACAGCAATTAACCGTTACTGCACGTGTCGAAAACCTGTTTGATAAGGAATATATTCCAAGTCAAGGATATGGCGTAGATAACAATGGTGATTGGGTAAGCGATGCGTTTTACCATTACAACGAAATAGGTCGTCAGTTATTTGTTGGACTTAGCTACGACTTCTAA
- a CDS encoding M6 family metalloprotease domain-containing protein, protein MKHLTKLLLACSALMTLHTHALQPPTQEQLERYKAEKTLSQRALQAKSYGNHKRLHHLPQLRTIQNTVNEADPFDGYFPSLGSPKMLVLLVEFPDYLHTENNTQNAIANKIFGEGEAASFPFESQRAFYQRASYNQLDIQGNVLDWYQTSYNRPLDDGTNAAEVKQQIIKEAIEHHDALGHDFSQYDNDGDGDIDYVAVIWTGPPGEWASLWWGTFSGFGDNSFTVDGKTISTISWQWLAYNEGDAFSPLVLIHETGHALGLPDYYDYDDSVGPRGGTGGMDMMDNNGSDHSAFSKFALGWLTPEFATTSATNYQLSPSSSSQDALILRPDTAATNKYDEYFIVQYRNKTGNDANINAEGLNIWHINAELNNWGYFANDNSYSDNKLIRLIQADNLNEIELAAAYADENDIFTTGDSFSPLTQPASKNYAAKHTGVEILNLNTDGSAATFNAQVYPSIATISVDSISDKSLIAHNAQATISSDNLSQVDHVELLINGELKHTLSAPFDVNFAEFITENGQLNLQFNAVTAEGYKSAEHLKVFAYNGESSAVHFHLDHSLNAETKQIYDSLSLPVYYSEFLFPLTSTNFKFVSIDFGESRTPWKKLDDDTLQAFDRNRKASSEEVSFIDNYSRFNSKLIIAGENVLSLSPELTNTLGLAVLNTDVRVEQVDSIPLSNGQTISQTIIAEESISPPSSEFVSQQNATPFLNAKGWFYDNTEGKWKNEAGPCGIQGAINNSKLIVNTCSLRHLSAGSKSALISHYLDYLEVEDTVDNNLLPIIQLETTVYIAEGEPVAVTASVSDADNDPITLLWQQMSGTEVTIADTTSADLNFTAPQVQEDESLTFKLTADDGKGNTSAFITVNVLNVNKLPVVEIDAPQSVLANELVTITVSATDEDGDALTYEWQQISGPAIELSGNTSNVLSFNAPDVTTDSAINLFVSVSDGKGSSGVHIPIDIKRSNQAPVVTIGDNLSVNEGATVTLSAQSSDPDGDELYYSWQQTSGPTVTLTSSDQANLIFTAPNVESDQVLTFEVTVSDQLLTSTASVQVTVKNIAPPTTEATSSSSGGSLFTILGLLTLISLRRRR, encoded by the coding sequence ATGAAACACTTAACTAAGTTACTACTTGCCTGTAGTGCACTTATGACATTACACACACATGCCTTACAACCTCCCACGCAAGAACAGTTAGAGCGTTATAAAGCTGAAAAAACGCTTAGCCAGCGCGCTTTGCAAGCAAAGTCGTATGGTAACCACAAGCGCTTACATCATTTACCGCAACTGCGAACTATTCAAAATACAGTAAACGAGGCCGACCCATTTGATGGCTATTTTCCAAGTTTAGGCTCGCCTAAGATGTTGGTATTATTGGTTGAATTTCCCGATTACTTACATACTGAAAATAACACCCAAAATGCCATTGCCAATAAAATTTTTGGCGAAGGCGAAGCTGCAAGCTTTCCCTTTGAAAGCCAACGCGCTTTTTACCAACGGGCGTCATATAACCAACTCGATATTCAAGGTAACGTTCTCGATTGGTATCAAACCAGCTACAACCGACCGCTTGACGATGGCACAAACGCCGCTGAAGTAAAACAGCAAATAATCAAAGAAGCCATTGAGCACCATGATGCACTCGGCCATGACTTTAGCCAATACGATAATGATGGCGATGGTGATATTGATTACGTTGCTGTTATTTGGACGGGGCCGCCGGGAGAATGGGCAAGTCTTTGGTGGGGCACTTTCTCTGGTTTTGGTGATAATAGCTTTACCGTTGACGGCAAAACAATTAGTACTATTTCATGGCAGTGGTTGGCTTATAACGAGGGAGATGCCTTTTCGCCGCTGGTACTCATTCATGAAACGGGTCACGCACTTGGCTTACCGGATTATTATGACTATGACGACAGTGTTGGCCCGCGCGGTGGCACTGGTGGCATGGACATGATGGATAATAATGGCTCAGACCATAGCGCCTTTAGTAAATTTGCATTAGGTTGGTTAACACCCGAATTTGCCACAACGTCTGCAACAAATTACCAACTGTCACCTAGCTCAAGCAGCCAAGATGCATTAATTTTGCGTCCAGACACAGCCGCAACCAACAAGTACGACGAATACTTTATTGTGCAATACCGAAACAAAACGGGAAATGATGCCAATATCAATGCCGAAGGGCTAAACATTTGGCACATTAATGCAGAGCTCAATAACTGGGGCTACTTTGCCAACGATAATAGTTATTCAGATAACAAACTTATTCGCCTTATTCAGGCAGATAACTTAAATGAAATTGAGCTAGCAGCAGCCTACGCTGATGAAAACGACATTTTTACTACCGGCGATAGCTTTTCACCTCTAACTCAGCCTGCGAGTAAGAACTACGCTGCAAAACATACTGGTGTAGAAATTCTAAACCTCAATACAGATGGCAGTGCGGCCACCTTTAATGCTCAAGTTTACCCAAGTATTGCGACGATTTCAGTCGACTCAATAAGCGATAAATCATTGATTGCTCACAATGCACAAGCCACGATTAGCAGTGACAACTTATCTCAAGTTGATCATGTTGAGTTATTAATTAATGGCGAACTTAAACATACACTATCAGCACCTTTTGATGTCAATTTTGCAGAGTTTATTACTGAAAATGGGCAATTAAACTTACAGTTTAATGCAGTCACTGCAGAAGGTTACAAAAGCGCTGAACACCTGAAAGTATTTGCTTATAACGGTGAATCTTCCGCAGTCCACTTTCATTTAGATCATTCCTTAAACGCTGAAACAAAACAAATTTATGATAGCTTGAGCTTGCCTGTTTACTATTCAGAGTTTTTATTCCCGCTAACCAGCACTAATTTTAAATTTGTCTCCATCGATTTTGGTGAGTCTCGTACACCTTGGAAAAAACTTGATGATGACACACTGCAAGCATTTGACAGAAACCGAAAAGCAAGCAGTGAAGAAGTGTCATTTATTGATAACTACTCGCGCTTTAACAGCAAACTTATCATCGCTGGTGAAAATGTTCTGAGTCTATCCCCAGAGCTTACAAATACACTCGGTTTGGCCGTGCTCAATACCGATGTGCGTGTAGAGCAAGTGGATAGTATTCCCTTAAGTAATGGACAAACTATCAGTCAAACCATCATTGCTGAAGAAAGTATTTCACCACCGAGTTCTGAGTTTGTTTCACAGCAAAATGCGACACCCTTTCTAAACGCAAAAGGTTGGTTTTACGATAACACAGAGGGTAAATGGAAAAATGAGGCAGGCCCATGTGGTATTCAAGGCGCTATCAATAATAGCAAACTCATCGTGAATACCTGCTCATTGAGACATTTATCTGCCGGCAGTAAATCTGCGCTAATTTCGCATTATCTGGATTACCTTGAAGTAGAAGACACAGTAGATAATAACTTACTACCGATTATTCAACTTGAAACCACGGTTTACATTGCCGAAGGTGAACCCGTTGCGGTAACTGCGAGCGTGAGTGATGCTGATAACGACCCTATCACATTACTTTGGCAACAAATGTCAGGTACTGAAGTGACCATTGCAGATACTACAAGTGCAGATCTAAACTTTACAGCCCCACAAGTACAAGAAGACGAAAGCCTTACGTTTAAACTGACCGCAGATGATGGAAAAGGCAACACTAGCGCCTTTATTACGGTTAATGTATTAAATGTTAACAAATTACCCGTTGTCGAAATTGACGCACCACAATCAGTATTAGCGAATGAGTTAGTCACAATAACCGTCTCTGCAACTGATGAGGATGGGGATGCGTTAACTTATGAGTGGCAACAAATTTCAGGACCAGCAATTGAACTATCGGGCAATACCAGTAATGTTCTGAGCTTTAATGCTCCGGATGTAACCACTGATAGCGCAATTAATTTATTTGTTTCGGTATCGGACGGCAAAGGATCTTCAGGTGTTCATATTCCAATTGACATTAAGCGTTCAAATCAAGCGCCAGTTGTTACAATCGGTGATAATTTATCGGTAAATGAAGGTGCAACCGTTACGTTAAGTGCACAGTCGAGCGACCCTGATGGTGATGAACTTTATTACAGCTGGCAACAAACCAGTGGCCCAACAGTGACCCTAACTAGTTCGGATCAAGCAAACTTAATATTTACAGCACCTAACGTTGAAAGCGATCAAGTACTGACATTTGAAGTTACGGTGAGCGACCAATTGCTAACCAGCACAGCAAGTGTTCAAGTAACTGTTAAAAATATTGCCCCTCCAACAACAGAAGCAACATCCAGTTCTTCGGGTGGTAGTTTATTTACCATATTAGGGCTTCTCACCCTAATTAGTTTGCGCAGAAGACGCTAA
- a CDS encoding YajQ family cyclic di-GMP-binding protein, with protein MPSFDIVSEVEMTEAKNAVDNSNRELDTRYDFRGVEASFEFAKEIITMKADSDFQLNQMFDILAAKAVKRGLDVKSFEVKDVVHTGKTYSQQVMIKQGIEKDIAKKIVKLIKDSKVKVQSAIQGEEVRVTGKKRDDLQAIMQLVREADLGQPFQFKNFRD; from the coding sequence ATGCCTTCATTTGATATCGTTTCTGAAGTAGAAATGACTGAAGCAAAAAACGCGGTTGATAATTCAAATCGTGAATTAGATACTCGCTATGATTTTAGAGGGGTCGAAGCCTCATTTGAATTCGCTAAAGAAATTATCACAATGAAAGCGGATTCTGATTTTCAGCTTAATCAGATGTTCGATATTCTTGCCGCTAAAGCAGTTAAGCGCGGACTAGACGTGAAAAGCTTTGAAGTGAAAGATGTGGTTCACACGGGTAAAACTTACTCGCAACAAGTGATGATTAAGCAGGGTATTGAAAAAGATATCGCTAAAAAAATTGTCAAACTAATCAAAGATTCAAAGGTAAAAGTACAGTCTGCGATTCAGGGCGAAGAAGTGCGTGTTACGGGTAAAAAACGTGATGACTTACAAGCAATTATGCAACTTGTAAGAGAAGCTGATTTAGGCCAACCATTTCAGTTTAAAAACTTCCGCGATTAA
- a CDS encoding VanZ family protein yields MFCVSRRIYQALFIIIIIACSLLFFKEVKSSVSSITHIDKLAHFGVFFILTGFLKRAFKAPIWLYIVILAAYGAGVEYVQGMIPHRQASFADFVADVAGILSYLLISAVWHKRHAKAKQSEQA; encoded by the coding sequence ATGTTTTGTGTGAGCCGTCGTATTTATCAGGCATTATTTATCATTATTATCATTGCCTGCAGCCTACTGTTTTTTAAAGAAGTGAAGTCTTCTGTTTCAAGTATTACTCACATTGATAAATTAGCTCATTTCGGCGTGTTTTTTATTTTAACCGGCTTTTTAAAACGTGCATTTAAAGCACCAATTTGGCTCTATATTGTAATTTTGGCTGCCTATGGTGCAGGTGTTGAATATGTACAGGGTATGATCCCTCATCGCCAAGCCTCTTTTGCTGACTTTGTCGCTGATGTCGCGGGTATTCTTAGTTACTTACTGATCAGTGCTGTATGGCATAAACGCCATGCAAAAGCGAAACAAAGTGAACAAGCCTAA
- a CDS encoding ketopantoate reductase family protein, whose protein sequence is MQKRNKVNKPKLYIVGHGAIGLLFARFLHSEFDVKLIVRSKTKNTECITVKTLDLVVETLSIETVTIDEINAIDNLFIPTKSYQVTNVLTQLQNKINNSATVIFSHNGMPNLTEISQSLTTQNLFFLTTSMAALKRADFAIEHTGFGASFIGALNIHSQKTQTIEYLLNALPNISIEQNINALLWQKLIINIAINPLTAVHQVKNGALVSPHFASDIFGLVNEAVFIANKESVNISLSGALESAYRVMRATAQNYSSMNRDVFKQQQTEINSICGYIHKKGAEYCYPTPFNSRFLALIQDGKP, encoded by the coding sequence ATGCAAAAGCGAAACAAAGTGAACAAGCCTAAGCTCTATATTGTTGGCCACGGCGCCATTGGTTTGTTGTTCGCCCGGTTTCTGCACAGCGAATTTGATGTCAAACTTATTGTGCGCAGCAAAACCAAAAACACTGAGTGTATAACGGTTAAAACCCTTGACCTCGTGGTTGAAACACTCTCAATCGAAACAGTGACGATTGATGAAATAAACGCGATTGATAACCTCTTTATTCCAACTAAATCCTACCAAGTCACAAACGTTTTAACCCAACTGCAAAATAAGATAAACAACAGCGCCACAGTTATATTCAGCCATAATGGCATGCCCAACCTTACGGAAATTAGCCAATCGCTCACTACACAAAATCTGTTTTTTTTAACCACTAGCATGGCGGCACTTAAACGCGCAGATTTTGCTATAGAACACACCGGCTTTGGTGCAAGTTTTATTGGCGCGTTAAACATTCATAGTCAAAAAACGCAAACTATTGAGTACTTGTTAAATGCATTGCCAAATATCAGTATTGAACAAAACATTAACGCATTACTGTGGCAAAAGCTGATTATTAATATTGCGATTAATCCATTAACCGCTGTGCATCAAGTTAAAAATGGTGCACTTGTTTCGCCGCACTTTGCTAGTGATATTTTTGGCCTGGTAAATGAAGCTGTGTTTATCGCCAATAAAGAAAGTGTGAACATATCGCTTAGTGGTGCACTTGAAAGTGCTTACCGTGTAATGCGTGCTACAGCGCAAAATTATTCATCAATGAATCGTGATGTGTTTAAACAGCAGCAAACTGAAATCAACAGTATTTGTGGTTACATCCATAAAAAAGGGGCTGAATATTGCTATCCAACCCCATTTAACTCTCGCTTTTTAGCGCTTATTCAGGACGGTAAACCTTAA
- the thiI gene encoding tRNA uracil 4-sulfurtransferase ThiI translates to MFKFIVKLHPEISIKSKSVRKRFTKLLASNIKNMVIRVHEDAKVIQNWDNIVVMCKSQDEATRLGLIDALKRVPGIVQFIEVQETTFESLDDIYQVALSLNKDSLKGKTFCVRCKRQGKHDFTSSDVERYVGGGLNQNIEGAQVKLQKPEVTVKIEVKNEFAYIVKETHLGLGGFPLPTQEDVLSLMSGGFDSGVASYLMMRKGARTHFLFFNLGGATHEIGVKQASYYLWKQFSSTHRVKFIKVDFEPVVAEILENIENSQMGVVLKRMMMRAGSAIAQKLGIDALVTGESVGQVSSQTLANLNVIDRVTETLILRPLIQHDKQEIIDIARKIGTSEMAEAMPEFCGVISKKPTVKAKLDKIIAEEENFDFDVLDTVVNNARIMCIKEIEAETKEEVKEAESAAELPEGAIVIDIRSPEEEDHDPLELDGIEVKHLPFYKLATQFGDLPKGEDYYLYCKKGVMSQLQALILHEEGYTNVKVYRPE, encoded by the coding sequence ATGTTCAAGTTTATCGTTAAATTACACCCTGAAATATCGATTAAAAGTAAATCGGTTCGCAAACGTTTTACCAAGCTTTTGGCATCGAATATTAAAAACATGGTTATTCGCGTTCATGAAGATGCGAAAGTAATTCAAAACTGGGACAACATTGTTGTGATGTGTAAAAGCCAAGATGAAGCAACGCGCCTTGGCTTAATTGATGCGCTTAAACGTGTACCGGGTATTGTGCAATTCATTGAAGTACAAGAAACCACATTTGAATCGTTAGATGATATTTATCAAGTTGCACTTTCGCTTAATAAGGATTCTTTAAAAGGAAAAACCTTCTGCGTACGCTGTAAGCGTCAAGGTAAGCATGACTTCACATCGAGCGACGTTGAGCGTTACGTTGGCGGCGGCTTGAATCAAAATATTGAGGGTGCGCAAGTAAAACTGCAAAAGCCTGAAGTTACGGTAAAAATTGAAGTTAAAAACGAGTTTGCTTACATCGTAAAAGAAACGCACCTCGGTTTGGGCGGCTTCCCGCTTCCTACTCAAGAAGATGTGTTAAGTTTAATGTCGGGTGGTTTTGACTCAGGCGTCGCAAGTTATTTAATGATGCGTAAAGGCGCGCGTACTCACTTCTTATTCTTTAATTTAGGTGGCGCAACACACGAAATTGGTGTGAAGCAAGCGAGCTATTATTTATGGAAACAATTTAGCTCGACGCACCGTGTAAAGTTTATCAAAGTAGACTTTGAACCTGTGGTTGCGGAAATTTTAGAGAACATTGAAAACAGCCAAATGGGTGTAGTGCTTAAGCGTATGATGATGCGCGCTGGTAGTGCAATAGCGCAAAAGCTTGGCATTGATGCATTAGTAACAGGTGAAAGTGTTGGTCAGGTTTCGAGTCAAACATTAGCAAACTTAAATGTGATTGACCGTGTAACTGAAACCTTAATTTTACGCCCATTAATTCAACATGATAAACAAGAAATTATCGATATTGCGCGTAAAATTGGCACCTCAGAAATGGCAGAAGCCATGCCTGAATTCTGTGGTGTAATCTCTAAAAAACCAACGGTAAAAGCTAAACTTGATAAGATCATCGCTGAAGAAGAAAACTTTGATTTTGATGTGCTTGATACAGTTGTAAATAATGCACGTATTATGTGTATTAAAGAGATTGAAGCTGAAACGAAAGAAGAAGTTAAAGAAGCCGAATCGGCAGCTGAATTGCCAGAAGGTGCAATTGTGATTGATATTCGCTCACCGGAAGAAGAAGATCACGATCCATTAGAGCTTGATGGCATTGAGGTAAAACACCTACCGTTTTATAAATTAGCAACTCAGTTTGGTGATTTACCTAAAGGTGAAGACTATTACTTATATTGTAAAAAAGGCGTGATGAGCCAATTACAGGCGTTGATTTTACACGAGGAAGGGTATACCAATGTTAAGGTTTACCGTCCTGAATAA
- a CDS encoding BLUF domain-containing protein — protein MSLHQLIYQSRETRMLSNQDFSDILEVARKFNESQGITGCLFYNGGWLLQVLEGEQSTIDSLYQKIARDERHKDCNLMYFEPVGKRVFSKWTMGMINLETERDSKYRELKTTMDEFDSGKVSIPLAIKLFRIFTQDFTPKSV, from the coding sequence ATGTCACTGCACCAATTAATTTATCAGAGTCGCGAAACACGCATGCTTTCTAATCAGGATTTTTCAGATATTTTAGAAGTTGCTCGCAAGTTTAATGAAAGCCAAGGCATTACAGGGTGCCTTTTTTATAATGGTGGCTGGTTGTTACAAGTATTGGAAGGTGAACAAAGCACCATTGATTCGCTATATCAAAAAATAGCACGAGACGAACGTCATAAAGATTGCAACTTAATGTACTTTGAACCAGTAGGCAAACGTGTATTCTCTAAGTGGACAATGGGCATGATTAACTTAGAAACAGAGAGAGACAGCAAATACCGTGAATTAAAAACCACCATGGATGAGTTTGATTCGGGTAAAGTCTCTATCCCATTAGCGATTAAATTATTTCGTATCTTTACTCAGGATTTTACACCCAAATCGGTTTAA